From the genome of Methanobrevibacter arboriphilus JCM 13429 = DSM 1125, one region includes:
- a CDS encoding methanogenesis marker 2 protein has product MNLADLVKSLQDFEGVSRKKSIESITDKLKEVYNVSGETLLDFGDDASAIDLGDGNVVLFAADGIWGKLMDADPYWAGYCSVLVNVNDIAAMGAKPIAMVNILSINNENIANGLIDGIKDGCKKFNVPMVGGHLHPDTEYNALDVAIIGIAKKDKIITSFGANVGDKIIVAIDLDGRQHPNFNLNWDTTYFKDEKLVQDQLIAMKEIAEKGLVTGGKDISNPGTLGTLEMLLESSGVGGKVELNKIPRNEDVNWEEWLKSYPGAGFVLTAKEKNTEELINLLEEVSITASIVGEVISEKKLYLSSETEKMVLFDQDKNPVLKIN; this is encoded by the coding sequence TTGAATTTAGCAGATCTTGTAAAATCTCTTCAAGATTTTGAGGGAGTTTCTAGAAAAAAGTCTATAGAAAGTATAACTGACAAATTAAAAGAAGTTTATAATGTTTCTGGTGAAACTTTACTTGATTTTGGAGATGATGCATCAGCTATCGATCTTGGAGATGGAAATGTAGTTTTATTTGCTGCTGATGGAATTTGGGGAAAGCTAATGGATGCAGATCCTTACTGGGCAGGTTATTGTTCTGTACTGGTTAATGTTAATGATATTGCAGCTATGGGAGCTAAACCAATAGCAATGGTCAATATACTTTCTATTAATAATGAAAATATAGCTAATGGTCTTATAGATGGAATTAAAGATGGTTGTAAAAAATTCAATGTTCCAATGGTTGGTGGACATTTACATCCTGATACTGAGTATAATGCTCTTGATGTAGCGATTATTGGAATAGCTAAGAAAGATAAAATTATAACTAGCTTTGGGGCAAATGTTGGAGATAAGATTATTGTTGCTATTGATTTAGATGGAAGACAACACCCTAACTTTAATCTTAATTGGGATACGACCTATTTTAAGGATGAAAAACTTGTACAAGATCAGTTAATAGCTATGAAGGAAATTGCTGAAAAAGGTTTGGTTACTGGTGGAAAAGATATAAGTAATCCTGGAACTCTTGGAACATTGGAAATGTTACTTGAATCATCTGGTGTTGGTGGAAAAGTTGAGTTGAATAAGATTCCTAGAAATGAAGATGTTAATTGGGAAGAATGGTTAAAATCATATCCTGGAGCAGGTTTTGTTTTAACTGCTAAGGAGAAAAATACTGAAGAATTGATAAATTTGTTAGAGGAAGTTTCTATCACTGCTTCTATTGTTGGGGAGGTAATTAGTGAGAAAAAACTTTACTTATCAAGTGAAACTGAGAAAATGGTTCTTTTTGACCAGGATAAAAATCCAGTTCTTAAGATTAATTAA
- a CDS encoding methanogenesis marker 5 protein — protein MVKVAIFPPNSLILADLIERKGHEVLALQKAVRKKVKDPDIDSPPMNLTEEDPIKGLKYAAIEVPSGVRGRMSLIGPLIEEAEAAIIVEDAPFGFGCIGCARTNELSIFNLRKRGVPTLELKYPKNKDETTDMVNKINTFLDSLPKSSESSENSEILESSDSPDISSDKEFKEDD, from the coding sequence ATGGTAAAGGTAGCTATATTCCCACCAAATTCATTAATTTTAGCAGATTTAATTGAGAGAAAAGGACATGAAGTTCTAGCTCTCCAAAAAGCTGTTAGGAAAAAAGTTAAAGATCCTGATATTGATTCTCCTCCTATGAATCTTACTGAAGAGGATCCGATTAAGGGATTAAAATATGCAGCTATTGAGGTTCCATCTGGTGTGCGTGGAAGAATGTCTCTTATTGGACCTTTAATTGAGGAAGCTGAAGCAGCTATTATTGTTGAAGATGCTCCATTTGGATTTGGGTGTATTGGTTGTGCAAGAACAAATGAATTATCTATATTCAACCTTAGAAAAAGAGGAGTTCCAACTCTTGAGTTAAAATACCCTAAAAATAAGGATGAAACTACTGATATGGTTAATAAAATAAATACATTTTTAGATTCTCTTCCAAAATCTTCAGAATCTTCAGAAAACTCAGAAATATTAGAAAGTTCAGATAGTCCAGATATTTCATCAGATAAAGAATTTAAGGAGGATGACTAA
- a CDS encoding methanogenesis marker 6 protein, whose product MVENVCINPDLGREDKDPEVVTRMIILGPKANVSESEVVNQMHLLGLPLTIKQTCYGAMVSGKEKDVITAIKEVRKMDPYNIFTKDRGFPPGDPRRCRGHRKGPREGFHQMEKEFKLLGFVSDALKNPKEVSLEEETCVPLEEFEEIMKECLEEENLDKDNIKDKEHSENKNNN is encoded by the coding sequence ATGGTTGAAAATGTATGTATTAACCCAGATCTTGGCAGGGAGGATAAAGATCCTGAAGTTGTTACAAGAATGATTATTTTAGGTCCTAAAGCTAATGTTAGTGAAAGTGAGGTTGTAAATCAGATGCATCTATTAGGTTTACCTCTTACTATTAAACAAACTTGCTATGGTGCTATGGTCAGTGGAAAAGAAAAAGATGTTATAACTGCTATTAAAGAGGTTCGAAAAATGGATCCATATAATATTTTTACAAAAGATAGGGGTTTTCCCCCTGGAGACCCTAGAAGATGTCGAGGCCATAGAAAAGGTCCTAGAGAAGGATTTCATCAGATGGAAAAAGAATTTAAACTTTTAGGCTTTGTTTCGGATGCTTTAAAAAATCCAAAAGAAGTTTCTCTTGAAGAAGAAACTTGTGTTCCTTTAGAAGAATTTGAAGAAATTATGAAAGAATGTTTAGAGGAAGAAAATCTTGATAAAGATAATATTAAAGATAAGGAACATTCTGAAAATAAAAATAATAATTAA
- the mmp3 gene encoding methyl-coenzyme M reductase-associated protein Mmp3 codes for MLVKINGEDLDLPNGSTIGEAIDFSNAPYDDGSIICLIKGKKEFEKNINKYKLKTPKGSIIIEMDDSKEAEKLVELWKKQYKDFEDCSIRWTSSNEVAIGPIITDLEPSMDENNYKDGEVVLSLSGFSNESTHIILVKEDHSAVYGVPSYNKGVFARIVGGKRTLRLLDSNDNVISIEPLIERSSITDSASISDLNTILEEGNQLFTYVSLKPNESSPESCEHLFSLIESGNISVDYESNSFVGFYSLQGLGKPSEDITMRKRGTVTIRNAGKGIGKVFVYREDRVKSPHHTNVASVEKGMELLDIANYKDKITIRSNPERIMTLSMTQKEAEDYLKSIGVTHERVGVLDDDALIVEQTPKFSIEIIKEGKVKTKGINKDDLALIEIYDSEDEAPRSSWYFKKVTGLVEKPIGILKVHFAFPGMKISIFEGDAKEAKGLVPENIPSGCIEAGRIGITNMSKKNVGLIGVRFESNDEFGPTAEPFNATNIVGKITTDLKPLENLKEEEYLYIKRIN; via the coding sequence ATGCTAGTAAAAATTAATGGAGAGGATTTAGATCTTCCTAATGGGTCTACTATAGGAGAAGCAATAGATTTTTCAAATGCTCCTTATGATGATGGAAGTATAATTTGCCTTATCAAAGGTAAAAAAGAATTTGAAAAAAACATTAATAAATATAAACTTAAAACTCCAAAAGGAAGCATAATAATTGAGATGGACGATAGTAAAGAAGCAGAAAAACTTGTTGAGCTTTGGAAAAAACAATATAAAGATTTTGAAGATTGTTCTATTAGATGGACTTCCTCAAATGAGGTAGCTATTGGGCCTATTATAACAGATTTAGAACCAAGTATGGATGAAAATAACTATAAAGATGGGGAGGTTGTATTAAGCTTATCAGGATTTAGTAATGAATCAACACATATAATTTTAGTTAAAGAAGATCATTCTGCTGTTTATGGTGTCCCAAGTTATAATAAAGGAGTATTCGCTAGAATTGTTGGTGGTAAAAGAACTTTAAGGCTCTTAGATTCTAATGATAATGTTATTTCTATTGAACCTCTTATTGAAAGGAGTAGTATTACTGATAGTGCATCTATTTCTGATTTAAATACTATTTTAGAGGAAGGTAACCAATTATTTACTTATGTTTCTCTTAAACCCAATGAAAGTTCTCCTGAATCCTGTGAACATTTATTTTCTTTGATTGAATCAGGTAATATATCTGTTGATTATGAATCAAATTCTTTTGTTGGTTTTTATTCTCTTCAAGGTTTAGGAAAACCTTCTGAAGATATAACTATGAGAAAGAGAGGTACTGTTACTATAAGAAATGCTGGTAAGGGTATTGGTAAAGTTTTTGTGTATAGGGAGGATAGGGTTAAATCTCCTCATCATACTAATGTTGCTTCGGTAGAAAAGGGGATGGAATTATTAGATATAGCTAATTATAAAGATAAAATCACTATTAGATCTAATCCTGAAAGAATAATGACATTATCTATGACTCAAAAGGAAGCAGAGGATTATTTAAAATCTATTGGTGTAACTCATGAAAGAGTTGGTGTTTTAGATGATGATGCATTGATAGTAGAACAAACACCAAAATTTTCTATTGAAATAATAAAAGAAGGTAAAGTTAAAACAAAAGGTATTAATAAAGATGATTTAGCTTTAATAGAAATTTATGATAGTGAAGATGAAGCTCCAAGATCATCATGGTACTTTAAAAAGGTTACAGGACTAGTTGAAAAACCGATTGGTATTCTAAAAGTGCATTTTGCATTTCCAGGTATGAAAATATCAATATTTGAAGGTGATGCTAAAGAAGCAAAAGGCTTAGTTCCTGAAAATATTCCAAGTGGTTGTATTGAAGCAGGAAGAATTGGTATTACTAATATGTCTAAAAAGAATGTTGGTTTAATAGGGGTTAGATTTGAGAGTAATGATGAGTTTGGTCCAACTGCAGAACCATTTAATGCAACAAATATTGTTGGAAAGATAACAACTGATTTAAAACCTCTTGAAAATTTAAAAGAAGAAGAATATCTTTATATTAAGAGAATTAATTAG